One Psychrosphaera aestuarii DNA window includes the following coding sequences:
- the cmoA gene encoding carboxy-S-adenosyl-L-methionine synthase CmoA has protein sequence MRDNIYASPQAEVKDFTFDRSVVEVFPDMIQRSVPGYSTIVSSIGQLAKQYQQPNSTIYDLGCSLGAATISMRKFVDANACNIIGVDNSEAMVERCKLHVNSFKSEVPVEIICADIKDIEIANASVVVMNFTLQFIPQEQRLDLLKKIYSGLKPGGIFILSEKFIFDDVKINDSLNELHLDFKRANGYSELEISQKRSAIENVMKVDSFQTHLDRLSNVGFGHVSSWYQCFNFGSFIGIKK, from the coding sequence ATGCGCGACAACATATACGCGAGCCCTCAGGCTGAAGTAAAAGATTTCACATTTGACCGTTCCGTAGTGGAAGTGTTTCCCGATATGATCCAACGCAGTGTGCCAGGGTATTCGACTATTGTTAGTTCCATCGGTCAATTAGCCAAACAATACCAACAACCTAATTCTACTATTTATGACCTAGGCTGTTCGTTAGGTGCCGCGACAATTTCTATGCGCAAGTTCGTCGACGCTAACGCTTGCAATATTATTGGTGTCGATAACAGTGAAGCCATGGTTGAGCGCTGCAAGTTACATGTAAACTCATTCAAGTCTGAGGTACCGGTAGAAATCATTTGTGCTGATATAAAAGACATAGAAATTGCAAATGCATCTGTTGTTGTGATGAATTTTACCTTACAATTCATCCCTCAGGAACAAAGACTAGATTTATTAAAAAAAATCTACTCTGGATTAAAGCCTGGTGGCATCTTTATTTTGTCTGAAAAGTTTATTTTTGATGATGTGAAAATTAATGACTCGCTCAATGAATTACACCTCGATTTTAAACGTGCTAATGGATACAGCGAATTAGAGATCAGTCAAAAACGAAGTGCGATTGAAAATGTAATGAAAGTTGATTCATTTCAAACGCATTTAGATAGATTATCAAACGTGGGTTTTGGCCATGTTTCAAGTTGGTATCAATGTTTTAACTTCGGTTCTTTTATTGGTATCAAAAAATAA
- the cmoB gene encoding tRNA 5-methoxyuridine(34)/uridine 5-oxyacetic acid(34) synthase CmoB — protein MTDIFNGFYAQIAQNQLSHWLESLPKQLNDWHSSNLHGEYKLWMKNIDLLPSLTPAKINLSDRVEVLGTEALPEGLKKKTIHHLMQLKPWRKGPYHIHDIHVDTEWRSDFKWQRLAPYISDLTDRFVLDVGCGSGYHLWRMKGAGAKFVVGIDPTQLFFAQFMAVQHFIQDPSVNLLPLGIDDLPPLKSFDTVFSMGVLYHRKSPIDFLQQLKAQLVKGGELILETLIIEGDENTVLVPDDRYAKMRNVWFIPSAKALEGWLKKVGFSNIRLVNIDQTTLDEQRKTDWIDTESLEDFLDPNDPNKTIEGYPAPLRAIFVANA, from the coding sequence ATGACTGATATTTTTAACGGCTTCTATGCTCAAATAGCTCAAAATCAATTATCGCATTGGTTAGAGTCTTTACCTAAACAATTGAACGATTGGCATAGCTCTAATTTGCACGGCGAATATAAGCTATGGATGAAAAATATCGATCTACTTCCTAGTTTAACACCGGCCAAAATCAACCTGTCTGATCGGGTAGAAGTTTTGGGTACGGAAGCGTTACCAGAAGGTTTAAAGAAAAAAACCATTCATCACTTAATGCAACTTAAGCCTTGGCGAAAAGGCCCATATCACATTCACGATATTCACGTGGACACGGAATGGCGCTCTGATTTTAAATGGCAACGGTTAGCGCCTTATATTTCTGATTTAACCGACCGATTTGTGTTAGATGTTGGTTGCGGTAGTGGATATCACCTATGGCGCATGAAAGGTGCTGGCGCAAAGTTTGTAGTGGGTATCGACCCAACGCAGTTATTTTTTGCGCAATTTATGGCTGTGCAGCACTTTATTCAAGACCCAAGCGTAAACCTTCTACCACTTGGCATAGATGACTTACCGCCACTCAAATCATTTGATACGGTATTTTCAATGGGTGTGCTTTATCATCGCAAATCGCCTATCGACTTTTTACAGCAACTCAAAGCGCAATTAGTAAAAGGTGGAGAACTTATTTTAGAAACACTAATTATTGAAGGCGATGAGAACACAGTTCTTGTTCCTGATGATCGATATGCCAAAATGAGAAACGTTTGGTTTATACCAAGCGCGAAAGCCCTTGAGGGTTGGCTTAAAAAAGTCGGCTTCAGCAATATTAGGCTCGTTAATATTGATCAAACCACGTTAGACGAGCAACGTAAAACAGACTGGATTGACACTGAGTCTTTAGAAGACTTCCTTGATCCAAACGACCCCAACAAAACGATAGAGGGTTACCCTGCTCCTCTTCGCGCTATTTTTGTCGCGAACGCTTAA
- a CDS encoding LysR family transcriptional regulator — MPLYRPKSTIEQWRILQAVVDFGGYAQAGDALNKSQSSLNHAVSKLQHTLGVQLLEVKGRKAYLTKEGEVMLRRSRLLTQNVEELEQLADNMTSGWEPEITIACETIHPIEKLYSALEEFYPQARGTRVRIADEVLTGTKERILEHSADLVIIGGDVPKGYSAETLETVSFIAYCGKSHSLAERTEVDIEELTQELQIVISDSSKKPEESGGWLKAEQRWTVSNFFQAIEILKRGTGFCWIPTHLAKHEVEQGNITPIQLTSTREKSVLTHLVTPTPNQLGPGATLLKNLFLKQYQE; from the coding sequence ATGCCTCTTTACCGTCCAAAATCAACTATCGAGCAATGGAGAATTTTACAAGCGGTAGTTGACTTTGGAGGTTATGCTCAGGCGGGTGATGCATTAAACAAAAGCCAATCTAGCCTCAACCACGCAGTATCTAAATTACAACACACACTAGGTGTTCAACTTCTGGAAGTTAAAGGCCGAAAAGCTTACTTAACAAAAGAAGGTGAAGTAATGCTACGTCGTTCAAGATTACTGACTCAAAATGTTGAAGAATTGGAGCAGCTTGCTGACAATATGACATCAGGTTGGGAGCCAGAAATAACCATCGCATGTGAAACTATTCATCCCATAGAAAAACTGTATTCCGCATTAGAAGAGTTTTATCCGCAAGCGCGTGGCACTCGAGTTCGTATTGCCGATGAGGTATTAACGGGCACAAAAGAGCGTATTTTAGAGCATAGCGCTGACTTAGTGATTATTGGCGGTGATGTTCCTAAAGGTTATTCAGCTGAAACGTTGGAAACTGTTTCTTTTATCGCATACTGCGGCAAATCACATTCGTTGGCTGAGCGAACGGAAGTTGATATAGAAGAGTTAACTCAAGAGCTACAAATTGTTATCAGTGATAGCTCTAAAAAGCCGGAAGAAAGTGGCGGTTGGCTTAAAGCTGAACAACGCTGGACTGTCAGTAACTTTTTTCAAGCTATTGAAATATTGAAGCGCGGAACTGGATTTTGTTGGATACCAACACATTTAGCAAAGCACGAAGTTGAACAAGGTAATATTACACCAATTCAATTAACTTCAACTCGTGAAAAAAGCGTGCTTACACATTTAGTAACACCTACACCGAATCAATTAGGTCCCGGTGCAACATTGTTAAAGAACCTATTTTTAAAGCAGTACCAAGAATGA
- the purM gene encoding phosphoribosylformylglycinamidine cyclo-ligase, with product MSNNQSLSYKDAGVDIDAGNALVERIKGAVKRTRRPEVMGGLGGFGALCQLPTGYKEPLLVAGTDGVGTKLRLAIDLKKHDTVGIDLVAMCVNDLIVQGAEPLFFLDYYATGKLNVDVAADVVSGIADGCELSGCSLIGGETAEMPGMYEGDDYDMAGFCVGVVEKSKVIDGTKVKPGDQLIALGSSGPHSNGYSLVRKVIEVANADLSADFHGKPLADHLMAPTQIYVKPVLELLKQVDVHALSHITGGGFWENIPRVLPELTKAVVNESSWQWPAVFNWLQENGNIDRHEMYRTFNCGVGMIIAVDGNDLEQSLSILKDAGENAWHIGEIQSATDAEEQVEIIEA from the coding sequence TTGAGCAATAATCAATCATTAAGTTACAAAGACGCTGGTGTAGATATAGACGCAGGCAATGCTCTAGTAGAACGTATTAAAGGTGCCGTAAAACGGACACGACGCCCAGAAGTTATGGGCGGCTTAGGCGGTTTTGGCGCGCTGTGCCAGTTACCAACTGGTTACAAAGAGCCACTTTTAGTCGCAGGTACCGATGGCGTTGGTACAAAATTACGACTCGCTATCGACTTAAAAAAGCATGACACCGTTGGTATTGATTTAGTGGCAATGTGTGTAAATGATCTTATTGTTCAAGGTGCAGAACCTCTGTTTTTCCTAGACTATTACGCAACAGGTAAATTAAATGTCGATGTTGCTGCCGATGTAGTCAGTGGTATTGCCGACGGCTGTGAACTATCTGGATGCTCACTAATTGGCGGTGAAACTGCTGAAATGCCAGGAATGTATGAAGGCGATGATTATGATATGGCCGGTTTCTGTGTTGGTGTAGTTGAAAAATCAAAAGTTATTGATGGCACTAAAGTAAAACCTGGCGATCAACTAATTGCACTTGGTTCATCAGGCCCACATTCAAATGGTTACTCCTTGGTTCGTAAAGTAATTGAAGTGGCAAACGCTGATTTATCAGCTGATTTCCACGGCAAACCACTTGCCGACCATTTAATGGCTCCTACTCAAATTTATGTAAAGCCTGTACTTGAGTTGCTTAAACAGGTTGATGTACACGCTCTTTCACATATTACTGGTGGTGGTTTTTGGGAAAATATTCCGCGCGTATTACCTGAATTAACAAAAGCGGTTGTAAATGAGTCATCGTGGCAGTGGCCCGCTGTATTCAATTGGTTACAAGAAAATGGCAACATAGATCGCCACGAGATGTATCGTACTTTTAACTGTGGCGTAGGAATGATTATTGCTGTAGACGGGAACGATTTAGAGCAAAGCTTGTCAATATTAAAAGACGCAGGTGAAAATGCCTGGCACATTGGTGAAATTCAAAGCGCTACTGACGCTGAAGAACAAGTAGAAATAATCGAGGCGTAA
- the purN gene encoding phosphoribosylglycinamide formyltransferase, with product MTANKARIVVLISGNGSNLQAIVDASEAGRIPGSVVGVISNKADVYGLERAKLHNIDSQVVDHKQFETREEYDEVLAAAIESYQPDVVILAGFMRILTAKFVNTFTGRLVNIHPSLLPKYQGLNTHQRALDAGDEEHGCSVHFVNEQLDGGPVILQAKVPVFSDDDADSLAQRVHVQEHLIYPLVVKWLCEKRLRLQSDGVYLDNSLLPEQGYANDE from the coding sequence GTGACAGCTAACAAAGCAAGAATAGTCGTGCTGATTTCAGGTAACGGCTCTAATTTACAGGCTATTGTTGATGCATCTGAAGCTGGGAGAATTCCTGGCTCAGTTGTTGGAGTTATCTCCAACAAAGCCGATGTATATGGTTTGGAACGAGCTAAATTGCACAACATTGATAGCCAAGTGGTTGATCACAAGCAATTTGAAACAAGAGAAGAATACGATGAGGTATTGGCAGCTGCAATTGAAAGCTATCAGCCTGACGTTGTTATTCTAGCTGGTTTTATGCGTATCCTTACCGCTAAGTTTGTTAATACGTTTACTGGCCGATTGGTTAACATTCACCCATCGTTATTACCAAAATATCAAGGCTTAAATACACATCAACGAGCACTAGACGCCGGCGACGAAGAGCACGGCTGTAGTGTCCATTTTGTAAATGAACAGCTAGATGGTGGTCCAGTCATCTTACAAGCAAAAGTACCTGTATTTAGCGATGATGACGCAGATAGTTTAGCACAACGTGTGCATGTGCAAGAGCACCTCATTTATCCCCTTGTTGTTAAATGGCTATGTGAAAAAAGGTTACGTTTACAATCAGATGGCGTATATTTAGACAACTCTCTTTTACCAGAACAAGGTTATGCGAATGATGAATAA